A genomic segment from Synergistaceae bacterium encodes:
- a CDS encoding YitT family protein, with the protein MTKSVRKFFTLAYALITSEWRAVTVIILASLLQAFAVNYFTLHYRFPDLGVSGIAVLTNYAFGISPNWVILAGNIILMIWAWRDLNLHFLGLTLISIFTFSAGLSVFALYPLSLPDDKFMATVITGLIKGFAGGMMFNIGGSSGGTDIIAAALRRRYGIEVGQFSIFVNMIIIALSVGIVGLESAVYGAVGLYVNGVTTDNVTRSFDKRKQAIIITNKPDEVSKFINDHGRGVTRLEGRGGYTGQPRQVLITLLDPRQVVILKRFLKEHDEHAFVSICDAAEVLGQGFKSWRSL; encoded by the coding sequence ATGACAAAATCAGTACGCAAATTTTTCACGCTCGCTTACGCCCTAATCACATCAGAATGGAGAGCCGTAACCGTTATCATACTCGCAAGCCTCCTTCAGGCATTCGCGGTGAATTATTTTACGCTTCACTACCGCTTCCCGGATTTAGGTGTGTCAGGGATTGCCGTCCTCACGAATTATGCTTTCGGAATCTCGCCGAACTGGGTAATACTCGCCGGGAATATTATCCTTATGATATGGGCATGGCGGGACTTGAACCTTCATTTTCTCGGCCTGACTCTGATTTCTATATTTACGTTTTCGGCGGGGCTGTCAGTTTTCGCGCTTTACCCTCTGAGCCTTCCCGATGATAAATTCATGGCCACTGTCATAACAGGACTCATAAAGGGCTTTGCGGGCGGGATGATGTTCAACATAGGCGGGTCAAGCGGAGGGACGGACATTATTGCGGCGGCACTGAGACGGCGTTACGGGATAGAAGTCGGGCAGTTCTCGATTTTCGTCAACATGATAATCATCGCGCTGTCTGTCGGGATTGTGGGACTTGAGTCGGCTGTCTACGGTGCTGTGGGACTCTACGTCAACGGAGTCACAACGGACAATGTTACGCGGAGTTTCGACAAGCGGAAACAGGCCATCATCATCACAAACAAGCCCGATGAGGTCAGCAAATTCATCAACGATCACGGCAGGGGTGTTACACGTCTTGAGGGCAGGGGAGGCTACACGGGTCAGCCGAGGCAGGTATTGATTACGCTACTTGACCCGCGGCAGGTCGTAATCCTGAAACGTTTTCTGAAGGAGCATGACGAGCACGCATTTGTATCAATCTGCGACGCGGCTGAAGTATTAGGGCAGGGCTTCAAGAGCTGGCGTTCACTGTAG